In Sphingobacterium zeae, one genomic interval encodes:
- a CDS encoding GAF domain-containing sensor histidine kinase, protein MTIPNQINKPYSTSNKSDFNTCQRILEELCSQTKMRYGLIRKKDGLKWGNWCVYDYQSQQIVDKNSDTYVKIYQEIRTGFSPIYIDDSAQCTVDQWAHVLQEFGLKSYISYPIINKNDAIVGHMSFMHAEPVHLDRNKLETLLPICSDLIALDFNTIFGLNNARSALKQELSYTKNRELILTALAHDLNNPVSIVKVISQYLVGSVKDDNQKRLIKKIEEASFRMKGMIDDILDFSSIRLENKPSIINECFRIDTVIRQILSEYEFLHHQKLIANIDLPTEIRCDQHKMGRAVANLVGNAIKHGDPNKNIEINACIDDGQFIFSVTNDLIFPQHMSDLSNLFEPFTRGANSKGLGLGLFIAREIAKLHKGTITVHLDNSKITFKLLIPADFTRSIP, encoded by the coding sequence ATGACCATCCCAAATCAAATAAATAAACCGTACAGCACATCCAATAAAAGCGACTTCAATACCTGTCAACGAATTCTGGAGGAACTTTGTAGTCAGACCAAAATGAGATATGGGTTGATACGTAAGAAAGATGGACTAAAATGGGGAAATTGGTGCGTTTATGATTATCAGTCTCAACAAATAGTTGATAAAAATAGTGACACTTATGTTAAAATATATCAGGAAATCAGAACAGGTTTTTCCCCTATTTACATTGATGATAGCGCACAATGTACTGTTGATCAATGGGCTCACGTGCTGCAGGAATTCGGCTTAAAAAGTTATATCTCTTATCCAATAATTAACAAGAATGACGCTATTGTGGGGCACATGAGTTTTATGCATGCGGAACCTGTACATTTGGACCGAAACAAGTTGGAAACGCTTCTCCCAATTTGCAGTGATTTAATTGCACTAGACTTTAACACGATATTCGGCTTAAATAACGCGAGAAGTGCATTAAAACAGGAGCTTAGTTACACTAAAAACAGAGAACTCATTTTAACAGCCCTGGCCCACGATCTAAATAACCCTGTCAGTATCGTAAAGGTGATATCACAATACTTGGTGGGAAGTGTAAAAGATGATAACCAAAAACGCTTAATAAAGAAAATAGAAGAAGCGTCTTTTCGGATGAAAGGGATGATCGATGATATATTGGATTTTAGTAGTATTCGTCTTGAAAATAAACCCTCAATAATTAATGAATGTTTCCGAATAGATACGGTAATTAGACAAATCCTATCAGAATATGAGTTTTTGCATCATCAAAAGTTAATTGCCAACATCGATCTTCCGACTGAGATACGCTGTGATCAACATAAGATGGGACGAGCCGTTGCAAATTTAGTCGGAAATGCAATAAAGCATGGGGATCCTAATAAAAACATAGAAATCAACGCATGCATTGATGATGGGCAATTTATTTTTAGCGTTACGAATGACCTCATATTCCCACAGCACATGTCGGATTTATCAAACTTGTTCGAACCGTTTACAAGAGGAGCCAATAGCAAAGGTTTGGGATTAGGATTATTTATTGCACGTGAAATAGCAAAACTTCACAAAGGGACCATAACCGTTCACTTAGACAACAGTAAAATTACTTTCAAACTGCTTATCCCGGCAGATTTCACGAGGTCTATTCCATGA
- a CDS encoding SDR family oxidoreductase — translation MRDKDRLNIPTEQHNIKVIEVDFLDKETLKNLPTDFDVAYYLIHSMATQTGDFQRMEIECATNFKNFIELTKAQQIIYLSGISNSNQLSKHLDSRKNVEKVLASGSIPITTLRAGIIVGSGSASFEIIRDLVEKLPIMVTPKWLKTKCQPIAIRNVIEFMVGVVLNAETYHKSYDIGGPDVLTYKEMLLQYAAERKLTRHIYIVPVMTPRLSSYWLYFVTSTSYNLAKNLVDSMKVEVICKPNRLAEQLGISLINYRTAIQLAFQKIESNHVISSWKDAQTSTILSGGLSRLLEVPAYGCFKDVRSVTLGNSDTSLNKIWSIGGQSGWYYGNWLWKIRGFMDQLVGGVGMRRGRKSKTDLSAGDTLDFWRVLIADKKQKRLLLYAEMKLPGEAWLEFKIEGQTLIQTATFRPLGISGRLYWYAVLPFHAFIFKGLIEQIAKLEK, via the coding sequence GTGAGGGATAAAGATCGGCTCAATATTCCAACTGAACAGCATAATATAAAAGTTATCGAAGTAGATTTTCTAGATAAAGAGACACTCAAAAACTTGCCAACTGACTTTGACGTAGCTTATTACCTGATACATTCGATGGCTACCCAAACTGGTGACTTTCAACGCATGGAAATTGAATGCGCCACCAACTTCAAAAATTTCATTGAGTTGACCAAAGCACAGCAGATTATCTATTTGAGTGGAATAAGTAATTCCAACCAGCTGTCCAAACACCTGGATTCAAGGAAAAATGTAGAAAAGGTATTAGCAAGTGGTTCAATTCCCATTACAACATTAAGGGCTGGTATAATTGTCGGGTCAGGTAGCGCTTCTTTCGAAATCATACGCGATTTAGTAGAGAAACTGCCGATTATGGTCACGCCAAAATGGCTTAAAACGAAATGCCAGCCAATAGCCATCCGGAATGTCATTGAATTTATGGTAGGTGTTGTACTAAACGCTGAAACATACCATAAAAGTTATGATATTGGTGGTCCGGATGTTCTTACTTACAAAGAAATGCTTTTGCAGTATGCCGCTGAGAGAAAGCTTACGAGACATATTTATATTGTTCCTGTTATGACGCCAAGGCTATCTTCCTACTGGCTCTATTTTGTTACTTCCACTTCATACAATTTGGCTAAAAACTTAGTTGACAGCATGAAAGTAGAAGTGATATGTAAACCAAATCGCCTTGCCGAGCAACTTGGCATATCACTGATAAACTACCGAACGGCTATCCAATTGGCTTTCCAAAAAATTGAAAGTAACCATGTGATTTCGAGCTGGAAAGATGCGCAGACCAGTACTATTCTATCTGGAGGATTAAGCAGACTGTTGGAAGTGCCGGCTTATGGTTGCTTTAAAGATGTTCGTAGCGTGACACTCGGCAACAGTGACACTTCATTAAACAAAATTTGGTCTATAGGCGGACAATCGGGTTGGTACTATGGCAATTGGCTTTGGAAAATTAGAGGCTTTATGGATCAATTGGTTGGTGGGGTCGGCATGCGACGAGGGCGGAAAAGCAAAACTGATCTTTCCGCAGGTGACACCCTTGATTTTTGGCGTGTCCTAATTGCAGATAAAAAACAGAAAAGACTACTTCTCTATGCAGAGATGAAATTACCGGGCGAAGCATGGCTCGAATTTAAAATCGAAGGACAAACGTTGATACAAACTGCGACTTTTAGGCCATTGGGAATTTCAGGTAGGCTATATTGGTATGCCGTGCTACCCTTTCACGCCTTTATATTTAAAGGCCTAATCGAGCAAATTGCGAAATTGGAAAAATAA
- a CDS encoding DUF5670 family protein has protein sequence MEDLLYSIAVSIIIIWAVTFLGGFVTEDTVHVLLILAVVTFIFRAITVNGSREASRSEE, from the coding sequence ATGGAAGATTTATTGTATTCGATAGCCGTTAGCATAATCATTATTTGGGCGGTTACTTTTCTTGGCGGGTTCGTAACAGAAGATACTGTTCATGTTTTATTAATTCTGGCCGTTGTAACCTTTATATTTCGTGCAATAACGGTTAATGGGAGCCGCGAGGCTAGCAGATCTGAGGAATAA
- a CDS encoding YciE/YciF ferroxidase family protein, producing MAKSNQNQEQMPNEHLHELFVDELKDILGAEKQLLKGLKKMSKAAEDEQLKQAFEKHHGQTEQQIERLKEVFSVLGIAARGKKCKAMEGLLEEADEIIEHFEGDPALDAALISAAQKVEHYEIASYGCLVTFAKLMKHSEAEQLLQQTLDEEKETDTLLTEIAVSGVNESA from the coding sequence ATGGCAAAATCGAATCAAAATCAGGAACAAATGCCAAATGAGCATTTACATGAGTTATTTGTAGACGAATTAAAAGATATTTTGGGTGCTGAAAAACAACTTTTAAAAGGTTTAAAGAAAATGAGCAAAGCAGCCGAAGATGAACAACTAAAACAAGCGTTTGAAAAACATCACGGCCAGACCGAACAGCAGATAGAGCGGCTTAAGGAAGTGTTTTCAGTATTGGGAATCGCTGCTCGAGGTAAGAAATGCAAAGCCATGGAGGGGCTTCTAGAGGAAGCTGACGAGATTATCGAGCATTTTGAAGGAGACCCAGCATTGGATGCTGCGCTTATTTCTGCAGCGCAGAAAGTTGAACATTATGAAATTGCAAGTTACGGATGTCTGGTTACCTTTGCAAAGTTGATGAAACATTCAGAAGCAGAGCAATTGCTTCAACAAACACTTGATGAAGAAAAGGAAACAGATACATTACTGACAGAAATTGCTGTTTCAGGCGTAAATGAATCTGCTTAA
- a CDS encoding MarR family winged helix-turn-helix transcriptional regulator, producing the protein MKYKLLKEIIGLVEEFDAETEVTDSFSDDSDGFKRWITAKETGTSVEPYWEGKENGRTPESVISTLLVHMNRFAKSYSKAAIWESDFSTQEEYIYLITLRSFGEMTKMELIRRNIHEKPAGMAIINRLIKQGWISQQSSESDRRSKVIYITENGRLALDQQMEKIRHATQIVSGNLTYSEKITLISLLDKLSRFHQVIYDKNISPDKLLEQINIAK; encoded by the coding sequence ATGAAGTATAAGCTTTTAAAAGAAATCATTGGATTAGTCGAGGAATTTGACGCGGAAACAGAAGTTACTGATAGCTTTAGCGATGACTCCGATGGATTTAAGCGTTGGATAACGGCAAAGGAAACAGGAACTTCTGTTGAGCCCTATTGGGAAGGAAAGGAAAATGGGCGCACGCCAGAAAGTGTAATCAGCACATTACTTGTGCATATGAATAGGTTTGCAAAAAGCTATTCTAAAGCGGCTATATGGGAATCTGATTTTTCAACCCAGGAGGAATATATATATCTTATTACCCTTAGGTCATTTGGTGAGATGACAAAAATGGAGCTAATCAGGAGGAATATTCATGAAAAACCAGCGGGTATGGCCATTATTAACCGTTTAATCAAACAAGGATGGATTAGCCAGCAAAGTTCAGAATCGGATCGTCGAAGTAAAGTGATTTATATTACGGAAAATGGTCGATTAGCTTTAGATCAACAAATGGAAAAAATACGGCATGCAACACAAATTGTTTCAGGTAATTTGACATACAGTGAAAAAATAACATTAATAAGTCTATTGGATAAACTGAGCAGATTTCATCAGGTAATTTACGATAAGAATATTTCACCAGATAAACTGTTGGAGCAGATCAATATAGCGAAATAA
- a CDS encoding phytoene desaturase family protein, which produces MKKKVAVIGAGFSGLSAAAYLAQAGCDVHVYEKHTVPGGRARQFDTVEGFKFDMGPSWYWMPDIIESFFLDFDCSTADFFELVSLNPQFEMIFSSGQISVPESYPELKQLFEQIEPGAGEQLDKFMEAAKFKYEVGMRDFVNKPCHNWSEFLSPKIALSAFKLDLLSNFRSYVAKYFKDQRLRTLMEFPVIFLGASPKDIPALYSLMNYGGYALGTHYPKGGFFQLVLAMQQVAEKQGATFHFDHNVAGMKVKNNTISSLEINGVYHDYDVVVASADYHHIETLLDKEFRNYHEDYWKTRTFAPSSLIYYLGMKSPIPNLTHHTLFFEHPLDDHIECIYGEKKWPQNPLFYACCPSKTDPNVAPANTENLFLLMPLATAISDDEETREKYLIHMLKRLEKHTGSNMLYEQIVYKRSYCVSDFVSDYNAYGGNAYGLANTLKQTAVLKPKIRNKKVKNLFYTGQLTVPGPGVPPSIISGKIVAKEAIELLRKL; this is translated from the coding sequence ATGAAGAAGAAGGTAGCAGTTATAGGTGCGGGTTTTTCAGGTCTTTCAGCTGCGGCTTATCTCGCTCAGGCTGGATGCGATGTACATGTTTATGAAAAGCATACGGTGCCCGGTGGGAGGGCGAGGCAGTTTGACACTGTTGAAGGATTTAAATTTGATATGGGACCAAGCTGGTACTGGATGCCTGATATCATTGAGTCATTTTTTTTAGATTTTGATTGCAGTACAGCTGATTTTTTTGAGCTCGTTTCGCTCAATCCGCAATTTGAAATGATATTTAGTTCAGGACAGATTAGCGTACCCGAATCTTATCCGGAATTAAAGCAGTTGTTTGAGCAGATCGAACCTGGAGCGGGTGAGCAGCTGGATAAATTTATGGAGGCTGCCAAATTTAAGTATGAGGTAGGCATGCGCGACTTTGTCAATAAACCCTGTCACAATTGGAGTGAATTTCTGTCCCCTAAGATTGCTCTTAGTGCTTTTAAGCTCGATCTGCTTTCTAATTTTAGATCCTATGTTGCTAAATATTTTAAGGACCAGAGGCTACGCACATTAATGGAATTTCCTGTTATATTTTTGGGTGCTTCACCCAAAGATATTCCGGCCTTATATAGCCTAATGAATTATGGCGGTTATGCATTAGGTACTCATTATCCAAAAGGAGGTTTTTTTCAATTGGTGCTAGCGATGCAACAGGTGGCTGAGAAGCAAGGCGCAACTTTTCATTTCGATCATAATGTCGCTGGAATGAAGGTTAAAAATAATACGATCAGTTCGCTGGAGATTAACGGAGTGTATCATGATTATGATGTTGTGGTTGCCTCGGCAGATTATCATCATATTGAAACATTATTAGATAAAGAGTTCAGAAACTACCATGAGGATTACTGGAAAACCAGAACGTTTGCACCATCCAGTTTGATATATTACTTAGGTATGAAGTCTCCTATTCCTAATTTAACGCATCACACCTTGTTTTTTGAGCATCCATTGGATGATCATATTGAATGTATCTATGGCGAAAAGAAGTGGCCTCAGAATCCTTTGTTTTATGCTTGTTGTCCATCCAAAACGGATCCCAATGTGGCGCCTGCAAATACGGAGAATCTTTTCTTATTAATGCCATTGGCTACAGCTATTTCGGACGATGAAGAAACGCGTGAAAAATATCTTATTCATATGTTAAAGCGTCTAGAAAAGCATACTGGTTCAAATATGTTATATGAACAGATCGTATATAAAAGAAGTTACTGTGTGAGCGACTTTGTAAGCGATTATAATGCTTATGGCGGAAATGCTTATGGATTAGCAAATACATTGAAACAAACAGCGGTATTGAAACCGAAGATCAGGAATAAGAAAGTTAAGAATCTTTTTTATACAGGGCAGCTGACGGTGCCCGGCCCCGGGGTACCTCCATCCATTATATCGGGTAAAATAGTCGCCAAAGAAGCCATTGAATTATTGCGTAAATTATAA
- a CDS encoding phytoene/squalene synthase family protein: MKKLFDELAYEVSKKTTEKYSTSFSLGILALKPSIRASIYAIYGYVRLADEIVDSFHGYDKQRLLGRLYLETTNALNEGISLNPILQSFQETVRKYNIDMSLINQFLHSMEMDLNKVEYNSERYKEYIYGSAEVVGLMCLQVFCEGDRQRYEELKPYAMKLGSAFQKINFLRDLKEDYQVLGRTYFPNLDMGQFDNIMKRCIEEEIHTEFKEALLGIKKLPASSKFGVYLAYKYYLSLFSQIRKKSSEEILENRIRIPNIQKAYVAVKSYVRYKAAYL, translated from the coding sequence ATGAAGAAACTATTTGATGAACTCGCTTATGAAGTGAGCAAAAAAACAACTGAAAAGTATAGTACAAGTTTTTCGCTTGGTATTTTGGCTCTAAAGCCGAGCATTCGGGCAAGTATTTATGCGATATACGGTTATGTACGACTGGCTGATGAAATAGTCGATAGTTTTCATGGTTATGACAAGCAACGGTTATTGGGACGACTTTATTTGGAAACTACCAATGCTTTAAATGAAGGCATTTCGTTAAATCCCATCCTGCAGTCTTTTCAGGAAACCGTACGCAAATATAATATTGATATGTCCCTTATCAATCAATTTCTTCATAGTATGGAGATGGATCTGAACAAAGTTGAGTACAATTCAGAACGCTACAAAGAGTATATTTATGGCTCTGCAGAAGTCGTGGGACTGATGTGTTTACAGGTTTTTTGTGAAGGTGACCGTCAGCGCTATGAGGAGTTAAAGCCTTATGCAATGAAGCTCGGTTCGGCATTTCAAAAAATTAATTTTTTACGTGACCTAAAAGAAGATTATCAGGTGCTTGGACGTACCTACTTTCCAAATTTGGATATGGGGCAATTCGATAATATCATGAAACGCTGTATCGAGGAGGAAATTCATACCGAATTTAAAGAAGCACTTTTGGGAATCAAGAAGTTACCTGCGTCGTCTAAGTTTGGAGTTTATTTAGCTTATAAATATTATCTTTCTCTCTTTTCACAGATCCGAAAAAAATCTTCTGAGGAAATCTTGGAAAATAGGATTAGAATACCTAATATTCAAAAGGCTTATGTCGCCGTTAAAAGTTACGTGCGCTATAAGGCGGCTTATTTATAA
- a CDS encoding sterol desaturase family protein has protein sequence MNLFIILFTFIAMEGATWLIHKYIMHGFLWVLHRDHHDHSNQGFLEKNDYFFIIFAVPTIALMYFGSLRNYNYLFYIGIGIMLYGMAYFFVHDIFIHQRFKWMSKTNNRYFLALRRAHKQHHKHLGKEEGECFGFLYVPMKYFKMYTNNEKI, from the coding sequence ATGAACTTGTTTATTATACTGTTCACTTTTATCGCCATGGAAGGCGCTACCTGGTTAATTCATAAATATATTATGCATGGCTTCTTATGGGTACTCCATAGGGATCATCATGATCATAGTAACCAGGGATTTTTGGAGAAGAATGATTACTTCTTCATTATTTTTGCTGTTCCTACCATCGCCCTAATGTATTTTGGCTCTTTAAGAAATTACAATTATCTTTTTTATATTGGCATTGGGATTATGCTGTATGGCATGGCTTATTTTTTCGTTCACGATATTTTTATACATCAGCGTTTTAAATGGATGAGTAAAACAAATAATCGTTATTTTTTGGCTCTTCGGCGTGCTCACAAGCAGCATCACAAACATTTGGGCAAGGAAGAAGGCGAATGTTTCGGTTTTCTATATGTTCCGATGAAATACTTTAAAATGTATACTAACAATGAAAAAATATGA
- a CDS encoding lycopene cyclase domain-containing protein — protein MMQYTYSLILFFTVVICFVASFDKRLRFDREFFPFLKSAALVAIFFIAWDVWFTSEGVWWFDTRYTLGLVIAGLPIEEWLFFIFIPFSCIFTYFCIDKFFRLQSLSAFNNIVVFVSIIICAVVALRYTDRIYTLVTAVVTILTLVIFHFVLRVQWITQASLVFTLLMLGFLPVNGILTGTGLESPIVNYNPMEFMGIRILTIPVEDAVYGYTQFLLVLYFFKKFQNKGVDPIAK, from the coding sequence ATGATGCAATATACTTATTCGCTTATCTTATTTTTTACGGTAGTAATCTGTTTTGTCGCATCCTTCGACAAGCGGCTTCGATTCGACCGTGAATTTTTTCCATTCTTGAAATCGGCTGCACTTGTTGCTATATTTTTTATCGCTTGGGACGTGTGGTTTACAAGTGAGGGCGTTTGGTGGTTTGACACAAGATATACTTTAGGACTGGTAATAGCGGGACTGCCAATAGAAGAGTGGCTGTTCTTTATCTTCATTCCTTTTTCTTGTATTTTTACTTATTTTTGCATTGATAAATTTTTTAGACTGCAATCCCTTTCCGCGTTTAACAACATCGTTGTTTTTGTAAGTATCATTATATGCGCAGTGGTGGCTCTTCGTTATACCGATCGAATTTATACCTTGGTAACCGCTGTAGTCACTATTTTAACACTGGTGATTTTCCATTTTGTTTTACGCGTGCAATGGATTACGCAAGCCTCTTTGGTTTTTACCCTGCTCATGTTGGGATTTTTACCTGTGAATGGTATACTCACGGGAACTGGATTGGAATCGCCGATAGTGAATTACAACCCAATGGAATTCATGGGCATCAGGATACTGACTATTCCTGTAGAAGATGCGGTATATGGCTATACACAATTTTTATTGGTTCTCTATTTTTTTAAAAAATTTCAAAATAAAGGTGTGGATCCAATAGCGAAGTGA
- a CDS encoding LytR/AlgR family response regulator transcription factor codes for MRCIIVDDEPIARKGIRKLVDQIASLELLESFNNAVSAGIFIQQNAVDLIFLDINMPEINGIEFAQNIPKNTLVIFTTAYSEYAVDSYEVDAIDYLVKPIDAVRFRKAVDKAIVYHGLLLDEENKNLEQITGDYIFVKSDRRFFKINLSEILFIESLKDYVIFQMEDQRVITRMTIKNIHDWLPKSIFLRINRSYIINKNKIDSFDHNDVFIDKYEIAIGKTYHDTFFQEILP; via the coding sequence ATGAGATGTATCATTGTAGATGACGAGCCTATAGCGCGTAAAGGAATACGGAAACTAGTCGATCAGATTGCATCTCTTGAACTTCTTGAAAGTTTCAACAATGCTGTTTCTGCGGGTATATTCATACAACAAAACGCTGTTGATTTAATCTTTCTAGATATCAATATGCCAGAAATTAACGGAATTGAGTTTGCACAAAATATTCCCAAAAATACGCTTGTGATTTTTACCACGGCTTATTCCGAATATGCTGTAGATAGCTATGAAGTCGATGCAATCGATTATCTTGTTAAACCTATAGACGCCGTTCGTTTTCGTAAAGCTGTAGATAAGGCGATTGTTTATCACGGCCTTCTTTTGGATGAAGAGAATAAAAATTTAGAGCAAATCACGGGTGATTATATTTTTGTAAAATCCGACCGTAGATTTTTTAAGATCAATCTCAGCGAAATTCTTTTTATTGAATCACTTAAAGATTATGTCATTTTCCAAATGGAAGATCAACGCGTGATTACACGTATGACCATAAAGAATATACATGACTGGCTTCCAAAATCTATTTTCTTACGAATAAATCGCTCATATATCATCAATAAAAATAAAATAGATTCATTTGACCATAATGACGTTTTTATCGACAAATATGAAATCGCGATTGGCAAAACCTATCATGATACATTTTTTCAAGAGATCCTCCCTTAA
- a CDS encoding sensor histidine kinase, translating into MEIAVENKEIAFLIEDRYSIQRHLCMQLFMLLISIGIFFDAPDKLNLSFDRTCGWVSYYLFMNMLVYVNVYLLFPYFLAQDRLIHYLIAAVSFSVVALLIVMILQHMFYDIAVSRNDPSPTAIFLSLASSLLAIILFIVGTSSLLLFKPLIKSKIKQQELQKATTESELKFLKSQINPHFLFNTINNANILVDEDPNMAAHILTKLDDLLQYQFTNNTNDKVSLSDDLCLLTDYLELEKVRRDQFEFNIKIWGDSNKVIVAPLLFIPFVENAVKHNLNSNGISYVNISFQLEKDSLIFICENSKSINQRQTERGGIGLSNIVRRLQLLYENRHALEIEETEQNYIVKLTLLL; encoded by the coding sequence ATGGAAATAGCCGTAGAAAATAAAGAAATTGCTTTCTTAATTGAAGATCGCTACAGCATACAAAGGCATCTTTGTATGCAACTATTTATGCTGTTAATTTCAATTGGGATATTCTTCGATGCGCCTGATAAACTAAACCTATCTTTCGACAGAACTTGCGGTTGGGTATCCTACTATTTGTTTATGAATATGCTGGTTTATGTAAACGTTTACCTGTTATTCCCCTACTTTTTGGCCCAAGATAGGCTGATACATTATTTAATTGCTGCCGTGTCATTTTCCGTAGTTGCGCTATTGATCGTGATGATCCTACAACATATGTTCTACGATATCGCAGTCAGCCGAAACGATCCCAGCCCTACAGCTATATTTCTGAGTTTAGCATCTAGCCTATTGGCAATCATCCTATTTATTGTCGGCACTTCATCCCTTTTACTATTTAAGCCTTTAATAAAAAGCAAAATAAAGCAGCAGGAGTTACAAAAAGCAACTACTGAATCGGAACTCAAATTTTTAAAGAGTCAAATCAATCCTCATTTTTTATTCAATACGATTAATAATGCCAATATACTGGTGGATGAAGATCCAAACATGGCAGCCCATATTTTAACCAAACTGGATGACTTACTGCAATACCAGTTCACTAACAACACCAACGATAAAGTTTCATTGTCTGACGATCTATGTCTATTGACAGACTATCTGGAATTGGAGAAAGTCAGAAGGGACCAATTTGAGTTCAATATAAAAATTTGGGGAGACAGCAATAAAGTAATTGTTGCTCCGCTGTTATTCATCCCATTTGTGGAAAATGCAGTTAAACACAACCTAAACAGTAATGGCATATCTTATGTTAATATATCCTTTCAATTAGAAAAAGATTCCCTTATTTTTATATGCGAAAATTCGAAATCTATAAACCAAAGGCAAACAGAAAGGGGAGGCATCGGATTGAGTAATATTGTCCGTAGATTACAGTTGCTTTACGAAAATCGACATGCTTTAGAAATAGAAGAAACAGAACAAAATTATATCGTAAAATTAACGCTACTATTATGA
- a CDS encoding histidine kinase produces the protein MLIVIVVALMGCTLFLEYAIRTILSLPHRITSYSNPIILIDSLSSSAMTIICLWSMSVIKLFRKWNKKNEDVMMLEQNFLETEVNKLKGQISPIFMSRALRKAALITASDPQKASQILMLLGHLLRYQLYDCNRNKVFLNSEIIFLKNLLQLKKIIEDSCFEYVLEVKGKTNNLLISPLLFIVLIQSILIANEIKSLSINLEISEKKIRFIVNYENTYRLPPEYKMEIADKLNMLYPDLYIFTMESGNISLQLDLKEWK, from the coding sequence TTGTTAATAGTTATTGTGGTAGCGCTTATGGGCTGCACGCTTTTTTTGGAATACGCCATACGCACAATTTTGAGCCTACCGCATCGCATAACATCCTATAGCAATCCAATCATCCTGATAGACAGCCTATCTTCCTCAGCAATGACTATAATCTGCCTATGGAGCATGTCCGTTATCAAACTCTTTCGCAAATGGAATAAAAAGAACGAAGATGTGATGATGCTGGAGCAGAATTTCCTTGAAACAGAAGTAAACAAACTGAAAGGGCAAATTTCGCCAATCTTTATGTCGAGAGCCTTACGTAAAGCTGCCTTAATAACCGCATCAGATCCGCAAAAAGCGTCGCAGATATTGATGTTACTTGGTCATTTACTGCGCTACCAACTCTATGACTGCAATAGAAATAAAGTTTTCCTTAATTCCGAAATAATCTTCCTAAAAAACTTACTACAATTAAAAAAAATTATTGAAGATAGCTGTTTTGAATATGTTTTGGAGGTAAAGGGAAAAACCAACAATTTGCTGATTTCCCCCCTTTTATTCATCGTATTGATACAGTCCATACTGATAGCAAATGAAATTAAAAGCTTAAGTATTAACCTTGAAATTTCAGAAAAAAAAATACGCTTTATCGTAAACTATGAGAACACTTATCGATTACCCCCGGAATACAAAATGGAAATAGCCGACAAATTAAATATGCTCTATCCTGATTTATACATATTTACAATGGAATCCGGAAATATCAGTCTTCAACTCGATCTAAAGGAATGGAAATAG